In Uranotaenia lowii strain MFRU-FL chromosome 2, ASM2978415v1, whole genome shotgun sequence, one genomic interval encodes:
- the LOC129741769 gene encoding cleavage and polyadenylation specificity factor subunit 1 encodes MFAICKQTHEASAVEFSVTCHFFNNNEKSLVTGGANTLKVYRLIPDADSSSKDKFSTIRPPTMKLECMASYTLYGNIMSLQSVSLAGSQRDALLISFQDAKLSVVQFDPDNFELKTLSLHCYEEDDIKGGWTGHYHTPIVRVDPDNRCAVMLIYGRKLVVLPFRKDSSLDEIEVQDVKPMKKAPTQLIAKTPILASYIIELKESEERIDNVIDIQFLHGYYEPTLLILYEPVKTFPGRIAVRSDTCMMVALSLNIQQRVHPVIWTVNSLPFDCLQAIAISKPIGGCLILSANALIYLNQSVPPYGVSLNSTADHCTNFPLKPQDGVKVSLDAAQVCFIEAEKMVLSLKGGELYVLTLCADSMRSVRSFHFSKAAASVLTSCICVVEEEYLFLGSRLGNSLLLRFKEKDESMVITIDDNDPVVEKEPKRMRLEEEELEVYGTGQKTSVQLTSYIFEVCDSILNIGPIGHMAIGERAVEEEQDENSDVKFVPNRLDLEVVTSSGHGKNGALCVLQNSIKPQVITSFGLSGCLDVWTVLGDKGDETHSFMILSQEAGTMVLQTGDEINEIEKTGFATNVPTIHVGNIGGNRFIVQVTTKSIRLLQGTRLLQNIPIDLGCPLAAVSIADPYICVRSSEGKVITLALREGKGTPRLAVNKNTISATPAVVAVSIYKDVSGMFTTKYEDFSDINKGGPSSYCSGFGYMKPEPHMKIEDEEDLLYGEKGRSFKMTSMADMAAIETKKKNTDFWRKFMQPVKPTFWLFAVRDNGNLEIYSMPDLKLVYLATNIGNGSKVLSDSMEFVPLPVGQANVDADVSAGTFTSPYGFNANLLPKEILMVGLGHQGSRPMLFVRLENDLLVYRVYRYAKGHLKLRFKRIPSGVTGPIFKPSQRQAAPTDQEGEQQDERSTKILYENISMIRHFSNVSGYSGVAVCGERPYFLILTSRGELRSHKLYAKTIVKAFASFNNINCPNGFVYFDERYELKIAVFPGYLSYDSIWPVRKIPLRSSPKQIVYHKENKVYCVVMDAEEVCNKYYRFNGEDKELTEENKGERFLYPMSHKYSVVLVTPTAWEIIPETSINLDEWEQVIALKNVSLSYEGARSGLKEYIAVGTNFNYSEDITSRGRLLLYDIIEVVPEPGKPLTRYKFKEVIIKEQKGPVSAITHVSGLLVGSVGQKVYLWQLKNDDLVGVAFIDTNIYVHQLISIKSLILVADVYKSVSLLRFQEEFRTLSLVSRDYQMLNVYNIEYVVDNYNLGFMVTDEQCNIIIYMYQPESRESYGGQRLLRKCDYHLGQRVNTMFRVQCDFHEVDSMRRNLNYDYKQTTFYATLDGGFGFVQPLPEKTYRRLFTLQNVLMTHSPHLCGLNPKSWRTIKSVRKGLINPSRCIVDGDLVWSFLNLPANEKTEVAKKIGTRIDEICADLIEISHVTQAF; translated from the exons ATGTTCGCCATATGTAAGCAAACGCACGAAGCGTCGGCCGTCGAGTTCAGCGTTACCTGCCATTTCTTCAACAACAATGAAAAATCCCTGGTCACCGGAGGGGCCAACACCCTGAAGGTGTACCGGCTGATTCCGGATGCCGACTCCTCGTCCAAGGACAAATTCAGCA CAATCCGTCCCCCGACCATGAAACTGGAGTGTATGGCTTCGTACACCTTGTACGGGAACATTATGTCCCTGCAGTCGGTTTCGCTGGCCGGGTCCCAACGGGACGCCCTGCTTATCAGCTTTCAGGACGCCAAGCTATCTGTGGTCCAATTCGATCCGGACAACTTCGAGCTGAAAACGCTATCGCTGCATTGCTACGAGGAGGATGATATTAAGGGTGGCTGGACCGGCCACTATCATACGCCCATCGTTCGCGTCGATCCGGACAACCGATGTGCCGTCATGTTGATCTACGGCCGAAAGCTGGTGGTGTTGCCCTTCCGGAAGGATAGTTCTCTGGACGAAATCGAAGTTCAGGACGTCAAGCCCATGAAAAAAGCCCCTACCCAGCTTATTGCTAAGACTCCCATTTTGGCGTCCTACATTATCGAGCTGAAGGAGTCGGAGGAACGAATCGATAATGTTATCGACATCCAGTTCCTGCACGGATACTACGAACCGACTCTGCTGATTCTTTACGAACCGGTTAAAACTTTTCCCGG ACGCATTGCGGTCCGTTCCGATACCTGCATGATGGTGGCCCTGTCGCTGAACATACAACAGCGAGTCCATCCTGTCATCTGGACCGTTAACAGTTTACCGTTCGATTGTTTGCAGGCGATCGCCATCAGCAAACCCATCGGCGGTTGTTTGATCCTGAGCGCCAATGCACTGATCTACTTGAACCAGAGTGTGCCACCGTACGGGGTCAGTTTGAATAGTACCGCTGATCATTGCACCAATTTTCCACTCA AACCCCAGGATGGGGTGAAGGTGAGCCTGGATGCGGCCCAGGTTTGCTTTATCGAGGCGGAGAAAATGGTCCTTTCGCTCAAGGGAGGGGAGCTGTACGTGCTGACGCTGTGTGCCGATTCTATGAGAAGTGTGCGCAGTTTCCATTTCAGCAAGGCGGCCGCCAGTGTGTTGACCAGTTGT ATTTGCGTCGTCGAGGAGGAGTACCTGTTCCTCGGTTCCCGGCTCGGTAACTCGCTGCTGTTGCGGTTCAAGGAAAAGGACGAAAGCATGGTGATCACCATCGACGATAACGATCCGGTGGTGGAAAAGGAACCGAAACGGATGCGGCTGGAGGAGGAAGAGCTGGAGGTGTACGGAACCGGTCAGAAGACTTCGGTCCAGCTGACTAGCTACATTTTCGAGGTTTGTGACAGTATTTTGAACATCGGTCCCATAGGGCATATGGCGATTGGGGAAAGGGCTGTCGAGGAGGAGCAGGATGAGAATTCGGACGTGAAATTTGTTCCGAATCGGTTGGACTTGGAGGTGGTAACGAGCAGTGGGCATGGGAAGAACGGAGCTCTGTGTGTGCTGCAGAACTCGATCAAACCACAGGTTATCACAAGTTTCGGTTTGTCTGGGTGTTTGGATGTTTGGACCGTTTTAGGCGATAAGGGTGACGAAACCCATTCGTTCATGATACTTTCACAGGAAGCAGGGACGATGGTTTTGCAAACAGGCGATGAgatcaatgaaattgaaaagacgGGATTTGCTACCAATGTTCCGACGATCCACGTTGGGAATATCGGAGGGAATCGTTTTATCGTTCAAGTTACGACAAAGTCTATTCGATTGCTGCAGGGTACGAGATTGTTGCAGAACATTCCGATTGATTTGGGCTGTCCTCTGGCGGCCGTTTCGATTGCGGATCCTTACATTTGTGTGCGATCGTCTGAGGGTAAGGTTATTACCTTGGCACTTCGTGAGGGTAAGGGAACGCCTCGTTTGGCTGTTAACAAAAATACTATCAGCGCTACCCCGGCCGTAGTCGCGGTAAGCATCTACAAAGATGTGTCCGGTATGTTCACTACCAAGTATGAGGACTTCTCGGACATCAACAAGGGTGGTCCATCATCCTATTGCAGTGGTTTCGGTTATATGAAGCCGGAACCGCATATGAAAATTGAAGACGAGGAAGATTTACTGTATGGCGAAAAGGGCCGATCGTTTAAGATGACGTCAATGGCCGACATGGCAGCAATCGAGACAAAAAAGAAGAATACAGATTTCTGGCGAAAGTTCATGCAACCGGTCAAACCTACTTTTTGGTTGTTCGCTGTAAGAGATAACGGTAACTTGGAGATCTACTCCATGCCAGATCTAAAACTCGTGTATCTTGCAACGAATATCGGTAACGGTAGCAAAGTTCTGTCTGATTCGATGGAATTCGTACCGTTACCGGTGGGACAAGCTAATGTTGATGCCGATGTATCTGCCGGTACCTTTACGAGCCCCTATGGTTTCAATGCCAATCTTCTGCCGAAGGAAATTTTGATGGTTGGTCTAGGACATCAGGGAAGTCGACCGATGCTTTTCGTAAGGTTGGAAAATGATCTATTGGTTTATCGCGTGTATCGTTACGCCAAAGGCCATCTGAAGCTACGCTTCAAGCGTATTCCAAGTGGTGTAACTGGTCCCATATTCAAGCCATCCCAGCGTCAAGCGGCCCCTACGGATCAGGAAGGAGAACAGCAGGACGAGCGATCAACTAAGATTTTGTACGAAAACATTTCGATGATTCGACATTTCTCGAACGTTTCCGGCTACAGTGGTGTAGCTGTTTGTGGAGAAAGACCTTACTTCCTGATTCTGACCTCTAGAGGCGAGCTGCGATCCCATAAGTTATACGCCAAAACCATTGTGAAAGCATTCGCTTCGTTCAACAACATCAACTGTCCTAACGGGTTCGTTTACTTTGACGAACGTTACGAGTTGAAGATCGCTGTATTCCCCGGATATCTTTCGTACGATTCCATTTGGCCAGTTCGTAAAATTCCGCTGCGTAGTTCTCCAAAACAAATAGTCTACCACAAAGAGAACAAGGTTTATTGTGTAGTTATGGACGCCGAAGAGGTTTGCAACAAATACTACAGATTCAACGGAGAGGACAAAGAACTAACGGAAGAAAACAAGGGTGAACGTTTCCTTTACCCAATGAGTCACAAATATTCCGTTGTCCTAGTTACTCCGACAGCCTGGGAAATTATTCCCGAAACGTCGATCAATCTTGACGAATGGGAACAGgtgattgctttgaaaaatgtCAGTCTGTCGTACGAAGGAGCTCGATCGGGTTTGAAGGAATACATCGCCGTCGGAACGAACTTCAACTACAGCGAAGATATCACTTCGCGAGGACGCCTTCTGCTATACGACATTATCGAAGTCGTACCGGAACCCGGAAAACCTTTGACCCGCTACAAGTTCAAAGAAGTTATCATCAAGGAACAGAAAGGCCCAGTTTCGGCAATCACTCACGTTTCTGGCCTACTCGTAGGTTCCGTAGGTCAAAAAGTTTACCTTTGGCAACTAAAAAACGACGACCTGGTCGGGGTGGCCTTTATCGACACCAACATCTACGTCCACCAGTTGATTTCCATCAAATCTCTCATTCTCGTGGCTGACGTCTACAAATCCGTCAGTCTTCTTCGCTTCCAAGAAGAATTCCGCACACTCTCCCTAGTTTCACGGGACTACCAGATGCTCAACGTTTACAATATCGAATACGTAGTCGATAACTACAACCTAGGCTTCATGGTTACCGATGAACAGTGTAACATCATCATCTACATGTATCAGCCCGAGTCCCGCGAATCATACGGGGGTCAACGGTTGCTCcgcaaatgcgactatcacctTGGGCAGCGCGTAAACACCATGTTCCGGGTTCAGTGCGATTTCCACGAAGTCGATTCGATGCGCCGTAATCTCAACTACGACTACAAACAAACCACCTTCTACGCTACCCTAGACGGAGGATTCGGCTTCGTTCAACCACTGCCGGAGAAAACCTACCGTAGACTCTTTACGTTGCAAAACGTGCTGATGACACACAGTCCTCATCTGTGCGGGTTGAATCCGAAGTCCTGGCGAACGATCAAGAGCGTTCGGAAGGGTCTGATTAATCCCAGCCGCTGCATTGTAGATGGGGATCTGGTGTGGAGCTTCCTCAATCTACCGGCTAATGAAAAGACAGAGGTTGCCAAAAAGATTGGAACCCGGATCGACGAAATCTGTGCGGACTTGATCGAGATATCACATGTGACACAAGCTTTTTAA